Proteins found in one Ctenopharyngodon idella isolate HZGC_01 chromosome 16, HZGC01, whole genome shotgun sequence genomic segment:
- the si:dkey-26c10.5 gene encoding CD209 antigen-like protein E isoform X1, which translates to MESKKEVEVELKEIATVEEDKEKENKEKEDKEKKETKGEAVDEGNVYSSLTDPSEHVYGVPSSARSYTVNKDASPDIHRKVRVYRIISLVLFVICVLLMITVLVLFMKCYPEGLLTPVTGTQPCQVVEETDRSPPEQLECSLEKCQQVYQQPIEGAQRLCSNCAKGWLKFENTCYFLSQNRLTWQKSREECQRKGGDLAVITNERVQMYLSRQGNLHYWIGLSRVGTNEWTWINNTVLTVRYWEDDSSTGECAILAANESPERSWRPSHCKLYLQYICQKM; encoded by the exons ATGGAGAGCAAGAAAGAAGTAGAAGTGGAGTTGAAGGAGATTGCAACGGTTGAGGAGGATAAGGAAAAAGAGAATAAGGAAAAAGAAGATAAGGAGAAGAAGGAGACAAAAG GGGAGGCCGTAGATGAAGGGAATGTTTACTCCAGTCTCACCGACCCATCTGAACATGTGTATGGTGTGCCCTCTTCAGCCCGCTCTTATACAGTCAATAAAG ATGCATCACCAGATATTCACCGGAAAGTTCGTGTTTACCGCATCATTTCACTGGTTCTTTTTGTCATCTGCGTCCTGTTGATGATTACAGTCCTTGTTCTGTTTATGAAGT GTTATCCAGAGGGGCTTCTTACCCCAG TGACTGGGACGCAGCCATGTCAGGTGGTAGAGGAGACTGACAGATCTCCACCGGAACAGCTGGAATGCAGCCTGGAGAAATGCCAACAGGTTTACCAACAGCCTATTGAAGGAGCTC agcGTCTGTGCAGTAATTGTGCCAAGGGCTGGTTGAAGTTCGAGAATACTTGTTACTTCCTGTCTCAAAACCGCCTGACCTGGCAGAAGAGCAGGgaggaatgccagaggaagggAGGAGATCTTGCCGTCATCACTAATGAACGTGTGCAG ATGTATCTGAGCAGGCAGGGGAATTTGCACTACTGGATTGGGCTAAGTCGTGTGGGGACAAATGAATGGACATGGATTAACAACACTGTATTGACAGTGAG ATATTGGGAAGATGATTCCTCTACTGGAGAATGTGCCATTCTGGCTGCAAATGAATCACCTGAACGGAGCTGGCGCCCATCTCACTGCAAattatatttacagtacatCTGTCAGAAGATGTAG
- the si:dkey-26c10.5 gene encoding C-type lectin domain family 4 member C isoform X4 — translation MYVKLCNFGKYADGKSEPKKLQPDSDASPDIHRKVRVYRIISLVLFVICVLLMITVLVLFMKLTGTQPCQVVEETDRSPPEQLECSLEKCQQVYQQPIEGAQRLCSNCAKGWLKFENTCYFLSQNRLTWQKSREECQRKGGDLAVITNERVQMYLSRQGNLHYWIGLSRVGTNEWTWINNTVLTVRYWEDDSSTGECAILAANESPERSWRPSHCKLYLQYICQKM, via the exons ATGTACGTAAAACTGTGCAATTTCGGCAAGTACGCAGACGGCAAGTCTGAACCGAAAAAGCTGCAGCCGGATTCAG ATGCATCACCAGATATTCACCGGAAAGTTCGTGTTTACCGCATCATTTCACTGGTTCTTTTTGTCATCTGCGTCCTGTTGATGATTACAGTCCTTGTTCTGTTTATGAAGT TGACTGGGACGCAGCCATGTCAGGTGGTAGAGGAGACTGACAGATCTCCACCGGAACAGCTGGAATGCAGCCTGGAGAAATGCCAACAGGTTTACCAACAGCCTATTGAAGGAGCTC agcGTCTGTGCAGTAATTGTGCCAAGGGCTGGTTGAAGTTCGAGAATACTTGTTACTTCCTGTCTCAAAACCGCCTGACCTGGCAGAAGAGCAGGgaggaatgccagaggaagggAGGAGATCTTGCCGTCATCACTAATGAACGTGTGCAG ATGTATCTGAGCAGGCAGGGGAATTTGCACTACTGGATTGGGCTAAGTCGTGTGGGGACAAATGAATGGACATGGATTAACAACACTGTATTGACAGTGAG ATATTGGGAAGATGATTCCTCTACTGGAGAATGTGCCATTCTGGCTGCAAATGAATCACCTGAACGGAGCTGGCGCCCATCTCACTGCAAattatatttacagtacatCTGTCAGAAGATGTAG
- the si:dkey-26c10.5 gene encoding C-type lectin domain family 4 member C isoform X2 has product MESKKEVEVELKEIATVEEDKEKENKEKEDKEKKETKGEAVDEGNVYSSLTDPSEHVYGVPSSARSYTVNKDASPDIHRKVRVYRIISLVLFVICVLLMITVLVLFMKLTGTQPCQVVEETDRSPPEQLECSLEKCQQVYQQPIEGAQRLCSNCAKGWLKFENTCYFLSQNRLTWQKSREECQRKGGDLAVITNERVQMYLSRQGNLHYWIGLSRVGTNEWTWINNTVLTVRYWEDDSSTGECAILAANESPERSWRPSHCKLYLQYICQKM; this is encoded by the exons ATGGAGAGCAAGAAAGAAGTAGAAGTGGAGTTGAAGGAGATTGCAACGGTTGAGGAGGATAAGGAAAAAGAGAATAAGGAAAAAGAAGATAAGGAGAAGAAGGAGACAAAAG GGGAGGCCGTAGATGAAGGGAATGTTTACTCCAGTCTCACCGACCCATCTGAACATGTGTATGGTGTGCCCTCTTCAGCCCGCTCTTATACAGTCAATAAAG ATGCATCACCAGATATTCACCGGAAAGTTCGTGTTTACCGCATCATTTCACTGGTTCTTTTTGTCATCTGCGTCCTGTTGATGATTACAGTCCTTGTTCTGTTTATGAAGT TGACTGGGACGCAGCCATGTCAGGTGGTAGAGGAGACTGACAGATCTCCACCGGAACAGCTGGAATGCAGCCTGGAGAAATGCCAACAGGTTTACCAACAGCCTATTGAAGGAGCTC agcGTCTGTGCAGTAATTGTGCCAAGGGCTGGTTGAAGTTCGAGAATACTTGTTACTTCCTGTCTCAAAACCGCCTGACCTGGCAGAAGAGCAGGgaggaatgccagaggaagggAGGAGATCTTGCCGTCATCACTAATGAACGTGTGCAG ATGTATCTGAGCAGGCAGGGGAATTTGCACTACTGGATTGGGCTAAGTCGTGTGGGGACAAATGAATGGACATGGATTAACAACACTGTATTGACAGTGAG ATATTGGGAAGATGATTCCTCTACTGGAGAATGTGCCATTCTGGCTGCAAATGAATCACCTGAACGGAGCTGGCGCCCATCTCACTGCAAattatatttacagtacatCTGTCAGAAGATGTAG
- the si:dkey-26c10.5 gene encoding C-type lectin domain family 4 member C isoform X3 translates to MYVKLCNFGKYADGKSEPKKLQPDSDASPDIHRKVRVYRIISLVLFVICVLLMITVLVLFMKCYPEGLLTPVTGTQPCQVVEETDRSPPEQLECSLEKCQQVYQQPIEGAQRLCSNCAKGWLKFENTCYFLSQNRLTWQKSREECQRKGGDLAVITNERVQMYLSRQGNLHYWIGLSRVGTNEWTWINNTVLTVRYWEDDSSTGECAILAANESPERSWRPSHCKLYLQYICQKM, encoded by the exons ATGTACGTAAAACTGTGCAATTTCGGCAAGTACGCAGACGGCAAGTCTGAACCGAAAAAGCTGCAGCCGGATTCAG ATGCATCACCAGATATTCACCGGAAAGTTCGTGTTTACCGCATCATTTCACTGGTTCTTTTTGTCATCTGCGTCCTGTTGATGATTACAGTCCTTGTTCTGTTTATGAAGT GTTATCCAGAGGGGCTTCTTACCCCAG TGACTGGGACGCAGCCATGTCAGGTGGTAGAGGAGACTGACAGATCTCCACCGGAACAGCTGGAATGCAGCCTGGAGAAATGCCAACAGGTTTACCAACAGCCTATTGAAGGAGCTC agcGTCTGTGCAGTAATTGTGCCAAGGGCTGGTTGAAGTTCGAGAATACTTGTTACTTCCTGTCTCAAAACCGCCTGACCTGGCAGAAGAGCAGGgaggaatgccagaggaagggAGGAGATCTTGCCGTCATCACTAATGAACGTGTGCAG ATGTATCTGAGCAGGCAGGGGAATTTGCACTACTGGATTGGGCTAAGTCGTGTGGGGACAAATGAATGGACATGGATTAACAACACTGTATTGACAGTGAG ATATTGGGAAGATGATTCCTCTACTGGAGAATGTGCCATTCTGGCTGCAAATGAATCACCTGAACGGAGCTGGCGCCCATCTCACTGCAAattatatttacagtacatCTGTCAGAAGATGTAG
- the zgc:92606 gene encoding gamma-aminobutyric acid receptor-associated protein-like 1: MSSQYQRSVPLEVRRAEGERVRAKHPDKIPIIVERAARSRAPELDKKKYLVPSDLTVGQLCFLIRQRVSMRPEEALFFFVKNSLPPSSSPLSAVYEEHHEEDLFLYMTYSNESVYGA; encoded by the exons ATGTCTAGCCAGTATCAGCGAAGTGTTCCACTGGAGGTCAGGAGAGCGGAGGGGGAGAGAGTCCGTGCCAAACATCCGGATAAAATTCCG ATAATTGTGGAGAGAGCTGCAAGGTCACGAGCTCCTGAACTTGACAAAAAGAAATACCTTGTGCCTTCAGACCTAACAG TCGGCCAGCTCTGCTTCCTGATCAGACAGCGGGTGTCTATGAGGCCAGAAGAAGCGCTCTTCTTTTTCGTTAAAAACTCCCTTCCTCCATCCAGTTCCCCTCTGTCTGCAGTGTATGAG GAACACCACGAGGAAGACCTGTTCCTGTACATGACATACAGTAATGAGAGTGTTTACGGTGCTTGA
- the trpv6 gene encoding transient receptor potential cation channel subfamily V member 6: MMGEDRKIWTTDQSRNSIESFWSDTPPETMTPAISRTAAGEINHWWSQMKFRLQHRKGWNEMLDETFLMQNKKVNDIPLFSATKENNAACIRKLLDCSTTNIFERGELGETALHVAVMNDNFEAAVALMDGAPELINEPMTSELYQGLTALHIAAVNQNVNLVRELITRGGDVATPRVTGMYFRKRRGGLLYFGEHILAFASCVGNEEIMSMLIKAGANIRAQDSLGNTILHLLVLQPNKTTACQIFDILMSQDADLDPTMPLDMIPNYRGLTPFKLAAKEGNLVAFQHLVNRRRVIQWSLGPLTSNLYDLTEIDSRVDDLSVLEIIVSSQKREARRILELTPVRQLVRLKWNLYGKHYFRLLMLVYLLYISIFTLCCINRPLKDIPENYTKADNDNTIKLQKSFTESYQSYKDHLRLIGEIISVIGAIVILLIEIPSILKVGAKRYFGQSALGGPFHVTLVSYACLVVILCVLRTTGIAEELVPMAWALVLGWSNVMYFARGFEMLGPYVIVIQKTIFGDMTKFMWLSLIFLIGSATGLWIYYMTQESLALPPYRSLPITIFTQFELSIGLIDLPVDHTLYTHPVVHCVHIYFSVVSYILLFNLLIAMMSDTQWRVTQERDELWRTQVVATTLMLERRLPLRLWPRLGVCGLSFGLGECWYLRVEDRNDPLVQKMRRYVTAFSKDGESAKEKEESGKSDTGNHPEQSNQNKTYRRPRQCWQIIRQSIECEKEENVDCPDFKYI; encoded by the exons ATGATGGGTGAGGACCGGAAAATATGGACCACGGACCAATCTCGAAACTCCATAGAG TCTTTTTGGTCTGACACTCCTCCAGAAACCATGACACCAGCCATCTCCAGAACTGCTGCAGGAGAGATAAATCACTGGTGGAGCCAAATGAAGTTCCGCCTTCAGCATAGAAAAGGATGGAATGAAATGTTGGATGAGACCTTCCTCATGCAGAACAAAAA AGTGAATGACATCCCCCTGTTTTCCGCCACTAAGGAGAACAATGCAGCCTGTATAAGAAAACTGCTTGACTGTTCAACTACAAATATCTTTGAGAGAG GTGAGCTTGGTGAGACGGCTCTGCATGTTGCTGTGATGAATGATAATTTTGAAGCGGCTGTGGCATTAATGGATGGAGCACCTGAGCTCATCAACGAGCCTATGACCTCTGAACTCTACCAAg GTTTAACAGCCCTTCACATTGCTGCAGTTAACCAGAATGTTAACTTAGTCCGGGAGTTGATAACAAGAGGGGGTGATGTGGCAACACCCAGGGTCACAGGCATGTACTTCCGCAAAAGAAGAGGAGGACTTCTGTACTTTG GTGAACACATCCTGGCCTTTGCAAGCTGTGTGGGTAATGAAGAAATTATGTCCATGTTGATAAAAGCTGGGGCAAATATTCGGGCCCAGGATTCCCTGG GTAATACCATCCTGCATCTGTTGGTTTTGCAGCCCAATAAAACAACTGCATGTCAGATTTTTGACattctgatgtcacaagatgcagATCTGGACCCCACGATGCCTCTAGACATGATTCCCAACTACAGAGGCCTTACTCCATTCAAACTCGCTGCGAAGGAAGGCAACCTTGTG GCCTTCCAGCACTTGGTTAACCGCAGACGGGTTATTCAGTGGAGTTTGGGGCCATTGACCTCCAATCTTTACGACCTCACTGAGATTGACTCCAGGGTGGATGACCTCTCAGTGCTTGAGATTATTGTCAGCAGTCAGAAAAGAGAG GCCAGAAGGATTCTTGAGTTGACTCCAGTGCGACAGCTCGTGAGGCTGAAGTGGAATCTGTATGGGAAACATTACTTCAG GTTATTGATGCTGGTGTACCTGCTGTATATTAGCATATTCACGTTGTGTTGTATAAACCGCCCCCTGAAGGACATTCCTGAGAATTACACCAAAGCAGACAATGACAACACCATAAAACTGCAAAAAAGCTTCACG GAAAGCTATCAGTCCTATAAAGATCACCTGCGTTTAATTGGAGAAATTATAAGTGTCATAGGAGCCATCGTTATTCTGCTGATAGAG ATTCCCAGTATTTTGAAAGTGGGGGCTAAACGCTATTTTGGCCAGTCTGCCCTTGGAGGCCCCTTCCATGTCACTCT GGTAAGCTACGCGTGTCTGgttgtgattttgtgtgtgcTGCGCACCACTGGAATAGCAGAAGAGCTTGTGCCGATGGCTTGGGCTCTGGTTCTTGGCTGGTCTAACGTTATGTACTTCGCCCGAGGTTTTGAGATGCTGGGACCTTACGTCATTGTGATTCAGAAG ACAATATTTGGAGATATGACAAAGTTCATGTGgttgtctctcatcttcctcatTGGATCCGCAACAG GTTTGTGGATCTACTACATGACTCAAGAATCTTTAGCTTTACCGCCATACCGCTCGCTCCCCATCACCATCTTCACTCAATTTGAGCTGAGCATCGGTCTGATAGACTTGCCAGTGGACCACACTCTCTATACACATCCAGTTGTGCACTGTGTTCACATCTACTTCAGCGTGGTCTCTTACATCCTCCTGTTCAACCTCCTGATCGCCATGATGAGCGACACACAGTGGAGGGTCACCCAGGAGCGTGACGAACTCTGGAGGACCCAG GTGGTGGCCACTACTCTGATGCTCGAACGGAGGCTACCACTGCGTCTGTGGCCAAGACTGGGTGTCTGTGGCCTGTCGTTTGGCCTTGGAGAATGCTGGTATCTCCG AGTGGAAGACCGCAATGACCCATTGGTGCAAAAGATGAGGCGTTACGTTACCGCATTCTCAAAGGATGGAGAATCAGCCAAGGAGAAGGAGGAATCAGGCAAGAGTGACACTGGAAATCATCCAGAGCAAAGCAACCAGAATAAAACCTACAGGAGGCCAAGACAATGCTGGCAGATCATTCGCCAGAGTATAGAATGTGAAAAGGAAGAAAATGTGGATTGCCCCGATTTCAAGTATATCTAA